The nucleotide window GTTCAGCATCCAGTAGACGGGGAAGCCCGCAGTGACGAAGACGAACAGGCCGAGGAGGTTCCAGCCGAGCTTGGACCTCCGGGGACCGGAGACAGTGGCAGTACTCATTCGACCTCTCCGATCTTCAGCATCTGGCGCATGTAGACCCCGATCACACCGAGCAGCAACAGCACGGTCAGCAGGGCGATCGCCGAGCCCTGCGCGTAGTCGTTGACCACGAACGCCTTGTCGTACGAGTAGGTGGTGAGCAGTTGGAACTCGGGCTCCGGGTGGCCGCCCCGCATCACGAAGACCTGCGGGAAGACGCCCATGTCCCAGATGACCGACAGGGTCGTGAGCATCACGATGATCGGCTTGAGGATGGGGAGGGTGACGTAGCGGAACACGCCCCACGCGCCGGCGCCGTCGAGGCGGGCGGCCTCCTCCAACTCCTTGGGGACCTGGGTGAGTCCGGCGCTGAGGGTGATGACGACGAACGGCACCGCGCCCCACACCACGAGGAGCGTGATGACGGCCAGGCCCTCGGTACCGCTGGCGAACCAGTTGTGGCCGATCATGTCGACGCCGGGGAGCTTGCTGAGGAGCGCGTTGAAGATGCCGTAGTCGGAGTCGAAGAGCCACTTGAAGACGGTGGTGGCCACGATGATCGGCATGCCCCAACTCGCCACGAGCGCGATGTTGATGAGCGTCTTCACCCAGCCGGACACCCGCTGGAGCAGCAGGGCGATCAGCATGCCGATGACCATCGTGAAGATCACGCAGGAGGCGGCGAAGACGACGGTCCGTACGGTGACGGCCCAGAACTCGCTGTCGCCCAGCACCTCGGTGAAGTTGTCGAAGCCGACCGACTCCGCCGGCTTGAAGCCCCACAGCTGGGACTGGCCGAACTTCTGGAAGGACAGGGTGACCAGCCGGACCAGCGGATAGCCGAGGACGAGGGCGAGGATCAGCAGGCAGGGCGCCAGCAGGGCCCAGGGGACGGTGGCACCGCCGCCGGGAGTCCGCTTTCTGCCCGGCCGTTGCGGGGCCGCCGGCGGTGGCTGGGGGGCGGGCCGCGCGGGCGGCACCTTGGCGGTTGTGGTCGTGTCTGCGGCACTCATCGCGCGCTCCTCAGCAGTCCCTTGGGTCGTACGGGAAGCCGCGCCCCGTAACCGTGCGAAGTGTGATGGTTACGGTGTGCTGGCGAGAACCAAGCTGGCACAGCAACGTCCTTGCAGGCTTTGCGTATCCGGGCTGGTTCCAACCCGGCTGGTGCTGATCGTGTAAGACCCGGTCGCTCGGTGAGCGACCGGGCCACGTGAGCCAGGAATTCACCGCCTTCGGGCAGTGGAGGGCTCAATTGGCGTTGATGACCTTGTCGATTGCGGCGTCCGCTTCCGCGGCCGCCGCCTCGACCGACTTCTTGCCGGTGCCGATGCTCTGCAGCATGGTCTGCAGGACCTGGGCCTTCTCGACCTGGCCCCATCCCGGTGCCATCGGGACGAACCAGTTGGACTCGGCCGCGGTGGCCGGGACGGCGGTCGCCGGGTCGTCCTTCAGGGTGGCGAGGTCGGTCTTGTTGTTGGGCAGGTTGCCCTTGGCCATCAGACCCTTCTGGCCGGAGGAGCCCGCGAACGCGTTGATCCACTCGGCGGCGACGGCCTGGGCGTCGGACTTCACCGGGACGGCGAGGTCGGAGCCGCCGAGGAAGACGGGGAGGTTCTTCCCGGAGGGGCCGGGCATCACGAAGTTCTCGACGTTGCCGGCGAGCTTGCCGGTCTTGTCGTTCTCCTTCGCCGCGGCGGTCGCGCCCTCCCAGGCGGGGGCGAAGATCATGCCGGACTTGCCCTGGCCGTAGACGATGTAACGGTCGGACTCGTCCTTGGTCTTGTCGCCGTGCATGTACGTGTCGACGACGTTCTTGAACTCGTTGAGGCCCTTGACGGACTCGGGTGAGGAGAGGTTGCCCTTCCACTGGCCGCCCGACTCGACGGCTATGGAGCCGCCGGCGTCGTAGACGAAGGACATGGCCGCGTACCAGTCGCGGGTCGGCTGGTACCAGGCGCTGAACTTCTTGCCCTGCTTCTTCTGCACCTTGCCGAGGGCGGCGGTCAGCTCGTCGTAGGTCTTCGGCGTGGACTTGACGCCCACCGCGGCGAAGACGTCCTTGCGCCAGTTGGCGACGCGGCCGCCGGCGTAGTACGGGACGCCGTACGTCTTGCCCTCATAGGTGACGGAGGCCTTGAGACCGTCCAGCCAGGCATCGGAGTTGTCGAACTTCGCCGGGTCGACGGGGGCGAAGGCGCCCTTGACCATGTAGCCGAGCATCTCGGTGTTGCCCATCTCGACCACGTCGGGGGCCTTGTCGGTGGCGAGGACGGCGTCGAGCTTGGCGTTCTTGTCGGGCCAGCCGTAGTACTCGTGATTGATCTTGATGCCCGGGTGCTTCTTCTTGACCGCCGCATCGGCCGCCTTGACCAGTTCCGGCCAGTTGTTCTGCGCGTCGACCGTGAGCCAGACCGTCAGCTCCTTGGCGTCCGCACCGGTGTCCGAGCCCCCGCTCTCGCCGTTCCCGCATGCCGCGATGGAGACCATCATGCCCGCGACACAGATCGCGGTTGTCAGCTTGCGCTTCACGCCACCCTCCTCAGGGATGCCCTTGCTCAGGGATGCCACAAACCCCCCTGCTCCCCGCGGCGACAGACGTACCGCCCATGGGGCCGGGACCTGGACCAATGGTGTAGACCAGTACGCCGGAGCTTGGCTCAGACCAATCGGTGTGTCAAGGGGGTGCGATACGGCTCCGACCAGCCGTTATGCGACCTACATATGCAAGAACCTTTAAGTAAGAAGGCGGCGAAATCCGCGCCGTTGGGTCACACTCTTCGGGTAGACCACTTCGCCCTCGCGGAGCAGACCAGCGAGACTCGCTCCGTGGACTAGACCAGCGGGGGGTGTGGGGGTATACAGAAGGATCACGCCACAAGGAGCCGGGAAGGCGGAGCATGAGCACCGACGTCAGCAGTGCGGAGAACGAGAACGGGACGACCGTCCGTACCGCCCGTGTGCCCAAGTACTACCGCCTGAAGAAGCACCTGCTCGACATGACCGAAACGCTGCCGCCCGGCACCCCGGTCCCGCCCGAGCGCACGCTGGCCGCCGAGTTCGACACCTCACGCACGACCGTGCGCCAGGCGCTGCAGGAGCTGGTGGTCGAGGGGCGGCTGGAGCGCATCCAGGGCAAGGGCACGTTCGTGGCCAAGCCGAAGGTCTCACAGGCGCTGCAACTCACCTCGTACACCGAGGACATGCGGGCCCAGGGCCTCGAACCCACCTCTCAGCTGCTCGACATCGGCTACATCACCGCGGACGACACGCTGGCGGGTCTGCTCGACATCACGGCCGGCGGCCGGGTCCTGCGGATCGAGCGCCTCCGTATGGCGAACGGCGAGCCGATGGCGATCGAGACGACCCACCTGTCCGCCAAGCGCTTCCCGGCTCTGCGCAGGTCCCTGGTCAAGTACACGTCCCTCTACACCGCGCTCGCCGAGGTCTACGACGTCCATCTCGCCGAGGCCGAGGAGACGATCGAGACCTCGCTGGCGACCCCGCGCGAGGCCGGCCTGCTCGGCACGGACGTGGGCCTGCCGATGCTGATGCTCTCCCGCCACTCGCTGGACAAGGAGGGGCAGCCGGTGGAGTGGGTGCGGTCGGTGTACCGGGGGGACCGGTACAAGTTCGTGGCGAGGCTCAAGAGGCCCACGGACTGAGGCCGCGTTGCGGTGTGGCGCTTCCCCGCCGCCCCAAGTGGGCCACACCTTCGTGAATCATTTGCGCGCACACGCCCGGGAGCGGCCGCTTCCGTCCCGGCGAGACTTCGAACGCCTGCGGACGGACCGGCGGGAGTCCGATCCCTGGCAGGGGTTCCGCTGCTGCTGAGCTGCGCGACGGGCTTGTTGCACGGCGCACTGGTTGTGCCGCACATCCGTTATGCGGGCGGGGTTCCCTAACGCGGAAGCGTCCCTTAGATTTCCTGCGCGTTGCACACGTGATCACGAGTCATCACAGGTATCGGTGAGGGGACGGAGCCTTGACATGTCAGACGCGCCTGAAGTGAAACCACCGGTGGTGACACCGGTCCGGGTGGTCATCGCCCTGTGTCTGTTCGCCCCGTTCGTGGCGATGCTCTGGGTCGGCGCGTACGCCAAGCCGGACCCGGCGTTCATCGGCATCCCGTTCTTCTACTGGTACCAGATGGCCTGGGTGCTGATCTCCACGGCGCTCACGGCCACCGCGTACGTGCTCTGGCAGCGTGACCAGCGTGCCCGCAAGTCGCAGGCCCCGGTCCGGTCGCAGAACGGGGGTGTCGCGAAGTGAAGGACGGCGTGAACGGCGTCGCACTCGCCGTATTCATCTTCTTCTTCCTGGCCGTCACGGTCATGGGCTTCCTGGCCGCGCGCTGGCGCAAGGCCGAGAACGAGAACAGCCTCGACGAATGGGGCCTCGGTGGCCGCTCGTTCGGCACCTGGGTCACGTGGTTCCTGCTCGGCGGCGACCTCTACACGGCCTATACGTTCGTGGCGGTCCCGGCGGCGATCTACGCGGCGGGCGCGGCGGGCTTCTTCGCGGTGCCGTACACGATCCTGGTGTACCCGCTGATCTTCACCTTCCTCCCCCGCCTGTGGTCGGTGTCGCACAAGCACGGCTATGTGACGACCTCGGACTTCGTGCGCGGCCGCTGGGGCTCGAAGGGGCTGTCGCTGGCGGTGGCCCTGACCGGCATCCTGGCAACGATGCCATACATCGCGCTCCAGCTCGTCGGCATCCAGGCGGTGCTGGACGTGATGGGTGTCGGCGGCGGTGAGAACACCAACTGGTTCGTCAAGGACCTGCCGCTGCTGATCGCGTTCGGTGTGCTGGCCGCGTACACGTACTCGTCCGGCCTGCGCGCGCCCGCGCTGATCGCCTTCGTCAAGGACACCCTGATCTACATCGTCATCGCGGTGGCGATCATCTACATCCCGATCAAACTGGGCGGCTTCGACGAGATCTTCGCCAAGGCGGGCGAGGCGTACGGCCAGATCAACCCGGCGACGGGCAAACCGCGCGGGGCGCTGGTACCGCCCGAGGTGAACCAGTGGACGTACGCGACCCTCGCCCTCGGCTCGGCGCTCGCGCTCTTCATGTATCCGCACTCGATCACGGCGACGCTCTCCTCGCGCAGCCGTGAGGTGATCCGCCGCAACACCACGATCCTCCCGCTCTACTCCCTGATGCTGGGCCTGCTCGCGCTGCTGGGCTTCATGGCGATCGCGGCCGGGGTGAAGGTGACCAACGGGCAGCTGGCCATCCCGCAGCTCTTCGAGACCATGTTCCCGGACTGGTTCGCGGGCGTGGCCTTCGCGGCGATCGGCATCGGTGCGCTGGTGCCGGCGGCGATCATGTCCATCGCGGCGGCAAACCTCTTCACCCGCAACATCTACAAGGACTTCATCAAGCCGGACGCGACCCCGGAGCAGGAGACCAAGGTCTCCAAGCTGGTGTCGCTGCTGGTGAAGGTGGGGGCCCTGGTCTTCGTCCTGACGATGGACAAGACGGTCGCGATCAACTTCCAGCTCCTGGGCGGCATCTGGATCCTCCAGACCTTCCCGGCTCTGGTCGGCGGCCTCTTCACCCGCTGGTTCCACCGCTGGGCACTGCTCGCCGGCTGGGCGGTGGGCATGCTGTACGGGACGCTGGCCGCGTACGGGGTGGCCTCGCCCACGCAGAAGCACTTCGGCG belongs to Streptomyces graminofaciens and includes:
- a CDS encoding carbohydrate ABC transporter permease; the protein is MSAADTTTTAKVPPARPAPQPPPAAPQRPGRKRTPGGGATVPWALLAPCLLILALVLGYPLVRLVTLSFQKFGQSQLWGFKPAESVGFDNFTEVLGDSEFWAVTVRTVVFAASCVIFTMVIGMLIALLLQRVSGWVKTLINIALVASWGMPIIVATTVFKWLFDSDYGIFNALLSKLPGVDMIGHNWFASGTEGLAVITLLVVWGAVPFVVITLSAGLTQVPKELEEAARLDGAGAWGVFRYVTLPILKPIIVMLTTLSVIWDMGVFPQVFVMRGGHPEPEFQLLTTYSYDKAFVVNDYAQGSAIALLTVLLLLGVIGVYMRQMLKIGEVE
- a CDS encoding extracellular solute-binding protein — its product is MKRKLTTAICVAGMMVSIAACGNGESGGSDTGADAKELTVWLTVDAQNNWPELVKAADAAVKKKHPGIKINHEYYGWPDKNAKLDAVLATDKAPDVVEMGNTEMLGYMVKGAFAPVDPAKFDNSDAWLDGLKASVTYEGKTYGVPYYAGGRVANWRKDVFAAVGVKSTPKTYDELTAALGKVQKKQGKKFSAWYQPTRDWYAAMSFVYDAGGSIAVESGGQWKGNLSSPESVKGLNEFKNVVDTYMHGDKTKDESDRYIVYGQGKSGMIFAPAWEGATAAAKENDKTGKLAGNVENFVMPGPSGKNLPVFLGGSDLAVPVKSDAQAVAAEWINAFAGSSGQKGLMAKGNLPNNKTDLATLKDDPATAVPATAAESNWFVPMAPGWGQVEKAQVLQTMLQSIGTGKKSVEAAAAEADAAIDKVINAN
- a CDS encoding GntR family transcriptional regulator → MSTDVSSAENENGTTVRTARVPKYYRLKKHLLDMTETLPPGTPVPPERTLAAEFDTSRTTVRQALQELVVEGRLERIQGKGTFVAKPKVSQALQLTSYTEDMRAQGLEPTSQLLDIGYITADDTLAGLLDITAGGRVLRIERLRMANGEPMAIETTHLSAKRFPALRRSLVKYTSLYTALAEVYDVHLAEAEETIETSLATPREAGLLGTDVGLPMLMLSRHSLDKEGQPVEWVRSVYRGDRYKFVARLKRPTD
- a CDS encoding CstA-like transporter-associated (seleno)protein produces the protein MNHLRAHARERPLPSRRDFERLRTDRRESDPWQGFRCC
- a CDS encoding DUF3311 domain-containing protein, translating into MSDAPEVKPPVVTPVRVVIALCLFAPFVAMLWVGAYAKPDPAFIGIPFFYWYQMAWVLISTALTATAYVLWQRDQRARKSQAPVRSQNGGVAK
- the mctP gene encoding monocarboxylate uptake permease MctP, whose protein sequence is MKDGVNGVALAVFIFFFLAVTVMGFLAARWRKAENENSLDEWGLGGRSFGTWVTWFLLGGDLYTAYTFVAVPAAIYAAGAAGFFAVPYTILVYPLIFTFLPRLWSVSHKHGYVTTSDFVRGRWGSKGLSLAVALTGILATMPYIALQLVGIQAVLDVMGVGGGENTNWFVKDLPLLIAFGVLAAYTYSSGLRAPALIAFVKDTLIYIVIAVAIIYIPIKLGGFDEIFAKAGEAYGQINPATGKPRGALVPPEVNQWTYATLALGSALALFMYPHSITATLSSRSREVIRRNTTILPLYSLMLGLLALLGFMAIAAGVKVTNGQLAIPQLFETMFPDWFAGVAFAAIGIGALVPAAIMSIAAANLFTRNIYKDFIKPDATPEQETKVSKLVSLLVKVGALVFVLTMDKTVAINFQLLGGIWILQTFPALVGGLFTRWFHRWALLAGWAVGMLYGTLAAYGVASPTQKHFGGSSAEIPGIGEIGYIGLTAFVLNLVVTVVLTFVLRAAKAPEGVDQTKPEDYTADAGDAGVQVELPPATAGSSH